The proteins below come from a single Chitinophaga pinensis DSM 2588 genomic window:
- a CDS encoding carboxypeptidase-like regulatory domain-containing protein, with protein MPRRFIQLSGSIGALFLYLLFFLQHASAQVRVSGMVAEADSRTGVPGVTILNKTSRSGVVSNESGRFAIDAMPGDTLEFSMLGYYKKDINVPTTSMFINVYMTRQVIGLTEHKVIGKDHTKDSLATREEYGKYFNYHKPGAVDVLKTLPSNPITALTYLVPSKTRKRKEHFQEQLVYWEKEKYIDDRYSPELVERMTKLSGDELDTFMLRYRPGYQFLKEATDYDLMLFIKENFKHYQLDKAAPPAAKKPDEE; from the coding sequence ATGCCTAGACGATTCATACAACTTTCCGGTAGCATCGGAGCACTGTTTTTGTACCTGTTATTCTTTCTGCAGCACGCAAGCGCGCAGGTAAGGGTGTCGGGTATGGTAGCTGAAGCTGATAGCAGAACAGGTGTACCGGGGGTTACCATTCTTAATAAAACTTCACGTTCAGGCGTTGTCAGCAACGAAAGCGGTCGTTTTGCCATAGATGCAATGCCAGGCGATACCCTGGAATTCTCTATGTTAGGTTACTACAAAAAGGATATCAACGTTCCCACTACTTCTATGTTTATCAATGTCTATATGACCCGTCAGGTGATCGGTCTGACTGAACATAAAGTAATTGGAAAGGATCATACAAAGGATTCACTAGCCACACGTGAGGAGTATGGTAAATACTTCAATTACCATAAACCAGGCGCTGTTGATGTGCTTAAAACGCTGCCTTCCAACCCGATTACTGCTCTGACTTATCTTGTGCCCAGTAAGACGCGTAAGCGTAAAGAGCACTTCCAGGAGCAGCTGGTATACTGGGAGAAAGAGAAATATATTGACGATAGATATAGCCCTGAACTTGTAGAAAGGATGACGAAGCTGAGCGGCGATGAACTGGATACCTTTATGCTGCGTTACAGACCCGGTTATCAGTTCTTAAAGGAGGCCACAGATTATGACCTGATGTTGTTCATTAAGGAAAATTTCAAGCATTATCAGCTGGATAAAGCGGCTCCTCCTGCGGCGAAGAAGCCTGACGAAGAATAA
- a CDS encoding TolC family protein encodes MKRTLLYLSLLLCSAAHAQQILTPEQAIDVALKNNYDIRLAKSDAAITANDYAYANLAFAPRVNGTANKVWNATQTKQEFANGSKRDTSGIRASTLSANVSLAWTLFDGLKMFATRQKLESLRDLGELAVKDQVINTVANVIAGYYNVVQQKQQLRNLSEQLSISEERVKLSDAKFQTGLGPKTDWLQSKVDYNALKASYLRQQTLIEQSKATLNQLMAVEAGNTQYDVMDTIPLNMDLSYGGLRQQALEKNTGIKVAQQNLTVSQLQLKESKGDYFPVINFNSAYNYSRVNSNAATNSFSPVYNQNGVVSYGFSATIPIFNGLNVRRQVNAAKLNVNYQQLALDNTRTIVDLSLISAFKDYEYYKTAVTLEDENLGLARENVMVAMERFRQGVSTVIEMKEAQQSLEDAYNRLINARYNIKLAETQLLRLNGMLVK; translated from the coding sequence ATGAAACGAACACTTTTATATCTCTCTTTGCTGCTTTGTTCTGCTGCACATGCACAGCAGATACTGACGCCGGAACAGGCAATAGATGTCGCATTGAAGAACAACTATGATATCCGTCTTGCAAAAAGTGATGCAGCTATCACTGCAAATGATTATGCATATGCTAATCTCGCCTTTGCACCGCGTGTGAACGGAACCGCCAATAAAGTATGGAATGCTACGCAGACCAAACAGGAATTCGCCAACGGCAGTAAACGTGATACTTCCGGTATCCGCGCCAGCACTTTAAGTGCAAACGTGAGTCTTGCATGGACACTGTTTGATGGTTTGAAGATGTTTGCTACCAGACAAAAACTGGAGTCGCTGCGCGATCTCGGTGAACTGGCCGTAAAAGACCAGGTGATCAACACAGTCGCCAATGTCATTGCCGGCTATTACAACGTTGTACAACAGAAACAACAATTGCGTAATCTCTCAGAACAACTGTCTATATCAGAAGAAAGAGTGAAACTGTCAGATGCCAAGTTCCAGACTGGTCTGGGACCAAAGACAGACTGGTTACAGTCTAAGGTAGACTACAATGCGCTCAAGGCGTCCTATCTGCGTCAGCAAACCTTAATCGAACAGAGTAAGGCCACATTGAATCAGCTGATGGCCGTTGAAGCAGGCAATACACAATACGATGTGATGGATACCATTCCACTGAATATGGATCTTTCCTACGGCGGATTAAGACAACAGGCGTTAGAGAAAAACACCGGGATTAAAGTGGCACAGCAGAACCTGACTGTATCACAACTGCAATTGAAGGAAAGCAAAGGAGATTATTTCCCTGTGATCAACTTCAACTCTGCATACAACTATTCCCGCGTTAATTCCAACGCAGCCACCAACTCATTCAGTCCGGTGTATAACCAGAATGGCGTCGTGAGTTATGGATTTTCTGCAACGATTCCGATTTTCAACGGATTGAATGTAAGAAGACAGGTGAATGCGGCAAAACTGAATGTAAATTATCAGCAACTGGCACTGGATAACACCCGTACAATTGTTGACCTTTCCCTGATCAGCGCTTTCAAGGATTATGAATATTATAAAACAGCCGTAACACTGGAAGACGAGAACCTTGGATTAGCCAGAGAAAACGTGATGGTAGCGATGGAACGATTCAGACAAGGGGTAAGCACGGTGATAGAAATGAAAGAAGCACAACAGAGTCTAGAAGATGCTTACAACCGCCTGATCAATGCACGGTACAATATCAAACTGGCGGAAACACAGCTACTGAGATTAAATGGTATGCTGGTGAAATAA
- the prs gene encoding ribose-phosphate diphosphokinase has protein sequence MPHRILFATQRYQYLKDRLLTLVPEWEEGKLDIRDFPDGEHYHRINSNVTNKEVILLGGTIDDKETLELFDIAHGCIQEGACAVNIVIPFFGYSTMERAVKSGEIVKAKTRAILFSTLPPTTSGNKILMLDLHVDGITYYFENSIRPVHLYGKDLVKEAALEIAGDRPFVLASTDAGRAKWVESLANDLHVSAAFVFKKRLSGEETHITAISADVQDKLVIIYDDMIRTGGSLINAAEAYLQAGASEIAVITTHGIFAGNGFNKIKQSGIIKRVICTDTHPNALTIKDEMLTIKSVDKLIADYFN, from the coding sequence ATGCCTCACAGGATCTTGTTTGCAACTCAACGTTATCAGTATCTGAAAGACAGATTATTGACGCTTGTTCCGGAATGGGAAGAAGGGAAATTGGATATCCGGGATTTTCCTGATGGGGAACATTATCACCGTATCAATTCCAATGTCACCAACAAAGAAGTGATATTACTGGGAGGTACGATCGATGACAAGGAGACATTAGAACTTTTTGATATTGCGCATGGCTGTATCCAGGAAGGCGCGTGCGCTGTCAATATCGTCATTCCGTTTTTCGGTTATTCCACAATGGAAAGAGCGGTAAAATCAGGAGAGATTGTGAAGGCAAAGACCAGGGCAATCCTGTTTTCGACACTTCCGCCCACCACATCGGGGAATAAAATACTGATGCTGGATCTTCATGTGGATGGCATTACCTACTACTTTGAGAATAGTATACGTCCTGTACATCTTTACGGGAAAGACCTGGTAAAAGAAGCGGCGCTTGAAATAGCCGGCGACAGACCTTTTGTGCTGGCCAGCACAGATGCCGGTCGTGCGAAATGGGTAGAATCCCTCGCCAATGATCTGCATGTATCAGCAGCATTCGTATTTAAAAAACGCCTCTCCGGAGAAGAAACACATATCACGGCGATCAGTGCCGATGTACAGGATAAACTGGTGATCATCTATGATGACATGATCCGTACAGGAGGATCGCTTATAAACGCAGCAGAAGCCTATTTACAGGCAGGTGCTTCAGAAATAGCCGTTATCACTACTCACGGAATTTTTGCCGGAAATGGCTTTAATAAGATCAAACAAAGTGGTATTATCAAACGGGTGATATGTACCGATACTCACCCCAATGCCCTCACGATTAAAGATGAAATGCTCACAATTAAATCTGTAGATAAGCTTATCGCAGATTACTTTAACTAG